A stretch of DNA from Candidatus Bathyarchaeota archaeon:
AGTAGAATATGAGGATTACAGAATTAACCTTTGGAAAGAAGGAATCATAAAGTATCCAAAATGGGATACTCCTGCAATAGGACGAAATTTAGGTTTCAAACATTCAAAGGGTAAGATGATCGTTTTTAACGACATTGATTCTCTTTTTTCAACTGGCACAGAAATGGATAACGAGTACGTTTTTTCTGATTTAGACAAATATGAAAACTATTTTGAAGTAATGTACTACGCCTTTAAACGAAAAGATATCATAGCTTCAGCCCCCTCCCTGCGACCACGTGACAGTCTAAAACTTGGACGACGATTTGGAATAATGGGAGCTAACTTGGTGACACAAGTTTCCCTTATGTTGCCCACGATAAAGATTTTCGGAATTCCTGTAATGGGACCAACTGTTCCAGGACCCAGTATGACGGTACTGCGGGACGTTGCCGAAAAAATGTCAAATGGCAAATCTGGACCCTACGACCCTGAACTTGGAATATCAGAAGACCAAAAAATTTCCCGACTAATGACAAAGTTTGGAAGAATCTCTTACGAAAAGTATGCAGGAGTGTTCACAAGAACACATAGCAGAGTAAGCGAAGGTTTTGACATCGCAAAATCTTTGGGTTATGCAATCAAAGGATCAACATATTACATTTTTCCGGGATTGTTCAAATATCGCAAACACGCTTTGGCTATCTAATTGTTAGCATTATTTGTTTTGAAGTTTTTTGATAGCTTCCTCGATTACAGATTTTAACCGGTCTAATCCCACTGATTTTTGTTTTTTTACTTCAAGACCACTGTTGTAACTGAACTCTTTGATGTCACTTTCTAGTTTGTCCAAGTTACCTAAAGAATCAACAATAATCAAGCCATCAAGATGTTTAAATTGTTCTTTTATATCTTTTAGGTTCCAATCAAAAATTTCTTTAAAGTACTTATTTTTCTTCAGTTTAGATGGCATCCACCCTGGAGACAAATAAAAATGGCTACATTTAGGGTCATCATCTAAAAGTTTTTTGTGTCCACCAAATAAACAATCAATACAGTTTAAACTATCAACTTTAACGGTGTTGTCATAGTTCTTGACGATTTTCTTGAGCCGAGGATGGCACATGTCACCGTAAATTACAACTATATCCCTTTTTGCATGTTTTGAGTGTTCTTCAAGGGCATTTGTTACCGCTTTTTCTAATTCAGAATAAACTGCGTGCAGACCTGCATCCAAAAAAACAGCATCAACGTCAAGTTTGTTTTCGTTGATGAGTTTTTCAATTTCCTCTCGTAAA
This window harbors:
- a CDS encoding DUF1638 domain-containing protein encodes the protein MTHNNRPLLLSCGILREEIEKLINENKLDVDAVFLDAGLHAVYSELEKAVTNALEEHSKHAKRDIVVIYGDMCHPRLKKIVKNYDNTVKVDSLNCIDCLFGGHKKLLDDDPKCSHFYLSPGWMPSKLKKNKYFKEIFDWNLKDIKEQFKHLDGLIIVDSLGNLDKLESDIKEFSYNSGLEVKKQKSVGLDRLKSVIEEAIKKLQNK